CTCGGAGACCGGCCCCGGGCGCACCGGGGGTGGCACCACGCTCGACGACCTGCCGCCGGGCTTCGTCACCGGCGTGATGTTGAACATGTCGGACCCGCCCACCCACACCCGCATCCGGGCGCTGGTGAACCGGGCCTTCACCCCGCGGGCGGTCGACGCCCTCGACCAGTGGCTCAGCGCCCGGACCGACGCCATCCTCGACGAGGTCGCCGACCGTGGCGAGTGCGACCTGCTCCTCGACGTCGCCGCCGAACTGCCCCTCCAGACCATCGCCACGCTGATGGGTGTCCCCCAGGAGGACCGCCACCAGCTCTTCGAGTGGACGACGACCATCCTCGACTACCGCGACCGGGATCTCACCGGGTCGAGCGACGAGCTGGCCACCGCCGGGCTCGGCCTGCGGGGCTACGGCGACGACCTCATCGCCGAGCGCCGGGCCCACCCCACCGACGACCTCTTCTCCCAGGTGGTCCACGCCGTCGCCGACGACGGCTCGGGCACCCTGTCCGAGGCCGAGCTCCAGGCCTTCTTCAGCCTGCTCTTCACCGCCGGCTCCGAGACCACCCGCAACTCGATCGCCGGCGGCGTGCTGGCCCTCATCGAGCACCCCGACGAGCAGGCGCGCCTGCGGGCGAACCCGGCCCTGCTGCCCACCGCGGTCGAGGAGGTGCTGCGCTGGACCAGCGCCACCGCCTACAACCGGCGCACCGCCACCCGTGACACCGAGCTGGCGGGCCACACCATCCGGGCGGGGGAGAAGACGACGCACTGGTACCCGTCGGCCAACCGGGACGACGCCGCGTTCGCCGACCCGTTCCGCTTCGACGTCGGGCGCGACCCGAACCCCCACGTCGCCTTCGGCCACGGGCTGCATCACTGCCTCGGGGCGCCACTGGCCCGCAAGGAGATCGCCGTCGTGCTCGGTGCGGTGCTCGCCCGCTTCGACGACCTCGCCCTCGCCGGCCCCGTCGAGTGGGGCCGCAGCAACAAGCACACCAGCCTGCGCCACCTG
Above is a window of Acidimicrobiales bacterium DNA encoding:
- a CDS encoding cytochrome P450; translation: MGTAAGDAPDVDLTDLDLFADGFPHEVFTALRRDHPVFWHPPTEHAPGGEGFWVVTRHADVLAVLHDPATFSSETGPGRTGGGTTLDDLPPGFVTGVMLNMSDPPTHTRIRALVNRAFTPRAVDALDQWLSARTDAILDEVADRGECDLLLDVAAELPLQTIATLMGVPQEDRHQLFEWTTTILDYRDRDLTGSSDELATAGLGLRGYGDDLIAERRAHPTDDLFSQVVHAVADDGSGTLSEAELQAFFSLLFTAGSETTRNSIAGGVLALIEHPDEQARLRANPALLPTAVEEVLRWTSATAYNRRTATRDTELAGHTIRAGEKTTHWYPSANRDDAAFADPFRFDVGRDPNPHVAFGHGLHHCLGAPLARKEIAVVLGAVLARFDDLALAGPVEWGRSNKHTSLRHLPVSFRAR